Part of the Henckelia pumila isolate YLH828 chromosome 2, ASM3356847v2, whole genome shotgun sequence genome is shown below.
TTTGAGCATACAGGAAAGGACGAGCTAGAGGTGGCTACTATAGCACCCAGTCAACAGGACGATGATGGAATTGGTTTCAATGAAGAAGTGGAAGAGATTGTGACAATTCTGAATCGTGCCCCTGAACTACCTCAATCAGGTAATCGTGCTTACCTCTCTTTACCAATTTCTAATACTCGGCATCTTCCATCTATTTTGCAGGAACCAGTTATTGAGCTGAAAACATTTCCCAAGCATCTTaaatatgttttccttggagaaggatAAACATTGCCAGTTATCATCTCTAGAAGTTTGGAAGCCGAACAAGAGGAGCAACTTGTCAATGTTTTAAAGGAGCACAAGAGTGCTATAGgatggaccatagcagacatcaagggaatcAGCCCTTCGACATGCATGCATAGAATTCTGATGCAGGAAGGAGCAAACCCCTTGCGTCAGCCACAAAGGAAATTGAACCCacctatgatggaggtggtgaaggccgaaattttaaaactccTTGAAGTTGGAGTAATTTATCCAATCTCTAACAATCAGTGGTTTACCCCAGTCCAAGTGGTTCCCAAGAAAACCGGGATTACTGtggtgaagaacaaggatgacaaattggttcccacccacattcaaaatgggtggagggtttgtatagacTATAGAAAGTTGAATGCCGAaacccgaaaggaccatttCTCttttccctttattgatcagatgatTGAACGATTAGCGtgtcattattattattgttttcttgatggatattctggatattttcagattgcaattGCACCAGAGGATCAAGATAAGACGACATTCACTTGCCCATTTGGCACCTTCGCTTACCGGCGTATGCCCTTTGGACTCTGCAACGCACCGGCCACATTCCAAcagtgtatggttagtattttctCTGATTTTACTGAGCACATTTTAGAAgtcttcatggatgattttactaTCTATGGTGATTTATTCAATAAATTCTTGTAACCCTTGTCCTTAAgcggtgtgtcgaaaccaacctagttttaaattccagaaaatgtcattttatggttgggcaaggtattGTTTTGGGTCATGTCGTCTCATCTAAGGGAATTGAGGTagataaagaaaaaattgatattattcggTCTTTACCTTATCTCActtgtgtgcgggaagtgcgctcttttcttggtcatgtaggtttttacaggagataTATCCAGGACTTTGCCAAGATCGCATCTCCCATGTGCAAACTATTGCAGAAAGATGTCACGTTTGAATTTGATGAGTCCTGCAAAACTTCGTTTGATAAACATAAAGACTCATTGACTTTAGCACCTATCATCCAACCACCTTATTGGAGCAAACCGTTTGAAATCATGTGTGACGCCAGCGACTATGCGTTAGGAGCGGTATTGAGACAGAGAGTTGGGAAATCATCGCATGCCATTTACTATGCCTCGCACATACTCAACGATGCCCAACGGAATTATTCCACCACTGAGAAGGAGCTCTTACCTGTAGTCTTTGCCTAAGAAAAATTCAGGTCTTGtgttacttggtgctaaagttattgtttattctgatcatgcagctcttcgttttttgatggcgaagaaggaggcaaagcCAAAATTGATAAGATGGATACTGCTcttgagcgaatttgatgtggaaatcaaggataaaAGAGGAACCGAGAATCGAGTGGTTGATCACTTGAGCCGTCAAGTTCACattgatgaggagctgagcTTGCAAGAGAAGTTTCCTGACGAGCAACTATTTTCGGCGAGCATGGTattaccatggtacgcaaatAGTTACTATTAGGTTTCCCTCTTAATTTTCCAAAGCGTAAAGAGATAAGGTCAGAATCGATGCTAAGTACTTTGTGTGGGATGACCCATACTTGTGaaaacactgcgctgatcaagttatacgAAGATGTGTATCTGAGAGCGAGGTAATTCCTATCCTCACGTTTTGCCATTCGTATGCTTGTGGTGGGCACTTTGGAGCAAAACGAACAGCAAGGAAGGTGTTATACTATGGATTTTTCTTGTCATCCatatttcgagacgcttacttttttctgtaagtcgtgcgctcaattccaaaagacaggtaatatatcccagcGAAAGGAGATACCTCAGCAACAcattttagtttgtgaaattttttatgtgtggggcatcgacttcatgggatcCTTTCCTAGTTTCTatggatttatttatatattacttgctatGGATTATGTCTCAAAGTGGGTGAAAGCTAAGGCCACCAGTACTGATGATTCAATAgtggttgcagagtttatcaagcataataTTTTCTCTAAGTTTGGGATTCCAAAAGCCATCATAAGTGATAGAGGAACGCATTTTTGCAATCGTACTGTGGCTAGTTTGTTGAAAAAGTACCATGTAACTCACAAGATctccactgcatatcatccgcagTCCAATGGCCAAGCTGAAGTTTCGAATAGAGAGATTAAATCTATCCTAGAGAACAGAGTGAATCCGACGAGGAAGGACTGGAGCTTGAGACTGGGTGATGCTTTCTGGACCTACAAAACTGCGTACAAGACGCCAATTGGAATGTCCCCATACCGGCTGATTTTTGGGAAACTGTGCCATCTGCCAGTGGAATTGGAGCACCGAGCCTATTGGGCAATCAAAAACTTCAATATGCAGATAGATGAGAGCGGAGAGCATAGGAAACTACAGTTATAGGAGCTGGAAGAAATACGCAATGAGGCATATGCCAGTtccaagatttacaaggacaagACAAAGGTATTCCATGACAAGAAGATCTCCAGAAGGGAATTCAAAGTCGGTCAGAAAGTCCTTCTCTATCACTCACAACTTCGGTTATTcccaggtaagttgcgttcCAGATGGATTGGCCCTTTTGTTGTTACTAATGTGTTTCCTCATGGTGCAGTTGAGATTCAGAGCTTGGAGACTTCAAAGATATTTAAGGTGATTGGACAAAAATTGAAACACTACTTTGAAGGAGTCCAAGAGAACGAAGGGGAGGACGCGCATGATCTACAACTCGATGCTCTGCTAGAAATTGAATAAATCACAATatacagtcgagctatagactgtcaatttagcgctgactgggaggcaacccagtgttcttcttattttccttattttattttcaagttTTATTGTTCATTGCATGTTTTTATTtcgaattttgaaaaattttaaaaataagtttttggttcgctcgatcggttaaaagtCACCGATCAAGCGAAAAGGTCTCTGGAGTGCGGGATTTTTGAAACTTTTGtcttgctcgatcggtcatattttaccaatcgagcgagaaTTTCTTTGCCctcttaaatttttattttattttttagcccgctcgatcggtcactttctaccgatcgagcgagactccTGCTGAGGCGATTTAAATCGCAATTCTCCCCTTTCCCCTCTCTTATTTTTTTTCCCTATTTCTTTTCaatccctaaatccccaaaaCCCTTCACCATTTTTTCTCATCAAATTCCTACTCAACTCGCAGGAATCACTACTTCATCTTCGGTTATCATCTCCGTCTTGCTGGGATCTCACGCATCACTTCTGAATTCGTCCGGCCACCATCCATATCGCGAGCTACTATGCCCCTGTTCTGTCGAGAAGCACCAGTTGTCATACTTTTGTCCCGCCGTGAATTGCCGGTCCTCTCTATCTCGCCCTGACCTCGGCATCTCTCAAACACCgctcttcttcatcatctctgCCGTCCTTGCAACTCGCCCTCTCTTGCCACCGATCTCCTCTCAACATCTCACCGGCCTTTTTCTCTGATTTCCGTCCCCCTTCATCTCTCGCACCTTCACCGCACCGCCAATCTACATCGAATCATTATGTCGGCCAAACGGGGTCTTCACACAGGGGAGTCTTCTATTCAAAGAGCCGTGACACCCGTGTCATCACAAGGTCTTGCTGGTAAGTTCGTCACTCAAGAGGCACGTGATAGGTATGATCATGCCAAGGTACACCGCTCTCCTATCCCCGAACGCAGAATTGAACTCCATTTTTCTGATAGCGAGATTTATCGTGTTATTGCACAACGTGGTTgggaaatattttgtaaaaaaccTAAAGCTGCTATCGTCCCAATTGTGCGTGAATTTTATGCAAATGCTGCGGAGAGAACCGATGGGAAAGCCTTTGTTAGAGGCAAACTGATTTCTTTTGAGGCGAATGAGTTAAATACCCTACTTGAGACTCCGGACGTCGATGACAGCCTTTATCAAAGTCTCAAGATAGACCCAGATTTGGACGAGATTATAGCCCAACTGGCCTACGATGGTGCTTCATGGCATGATCCTGTCTCTTCCCAATTTTTTTAGGAgcattatttgaaattaaaccCGGCTACTTGGTACATCTTCCTGACCAAAAGAATGATGCCCATATTGCATACAAGTGATTTTACCCTTGATTCTGCCTTGCTTCTCTACGCTCTTGATTTGGGTTTACCGATCAATGTGGGCCACATGGTACATAGTGAGATCCGACAATCGATCTACTCCTCCGCGTTGGGTCTCTACTTTTCGATGATCATTTACACACTGTGTATCCGCGCCGGTGTTCCAACGTGATCCAATGAGGAATGGTTGCAACCCATGCGTCTGGTGGATAAAGCCGTTGTTGACGCCAAAAAAGCCTACCGGGTCAAGAATTTTGTGAAGGATGGTCAAGTTTCTACTATTCGTGCTCCTACTCGTGCCACTCAGCCTTCTCGTCGCACCACTACTGAATCCGTCCGTGAATTGACTGCCTTTGCCCATCACCAAAATGAGTTCATGGCTGCCACCACTGCGAATATTCAAGCTATGGATTCAATCATACGAGGCATGTCTATGAGGCTTGGCCTTGATCCTGCCACGTTGCCGCCTGCTGTGCCGTTCCCGCTCCTTTTCCAGCTCCAATATGTCAACCCTGTCATTCCACCTAAGATCGAAGAGGACGACAATGCCAACAattaaaccaggggagttctgTTTTACATTTGCATCGCATTGTCATTTTGTTATgtgtgtttttgtgtttgtgctTTTGTTTCTGAATCATTGAGGGCAATTTTTTAGCTAAGTGTGGGTGGGCGGTGCATTAAttgtttcatattttattttgtatttgttttTGTTGCGTATTTTCATATAGTTCATGAAAATGTTTTGTCGTTGTTTCATGTTTGTTTCATATGCATAAGTAGATGATGAtttctagcctatgatgatgaagttggaaaaacatgaaatttttgtgaaaaatgttttctcttgattggacatgagaaaccataggttgagtagtgaatattttttagcacgcatgtttaaccggtgaattgtagcgatgtattagattaTGTTGATgtatgttggaccattgcacggcaataggt
Proteins encoded:
- the LOC140877636 gene encoding uncharacterized protein — encoded protein: MGVGNGQTAKSCGICASMGHATDMCPTLQEESIEQVNATGGFPGPPQWKYDLYSNTYNPGWKDHPNLRYGNLLANQPGPQAQPHNQAYRPPYPPQQQRPQIPATASIQNLNNQMGQLATAINKLEAQHSNALPSQTIPNPMENASVITLRNGKELKVKEKLVDAFSKKEQNEELKVDDKEATQGEAQKGTSLCEVFEVIVHCKEKTDIEGMSEDRVGGKCICCDPKEIACKIQRSSDDCVFSVDIVDYLVQECFEHTGKDELEVATIAPSQQDDDGIGFNEEVEEIVTILNRAPELPQSVIISRSLEAEQEEQLVNVLKEHKSAIGWTIADIKGISPSTCMHRILMQEGANPLRQPQRKLNPPMMEVVKAEILKLLEVGIAIAPEDQDKTTFTCPFGTFAYRRFYRRYIQDFAKIASPMCKLLQKDVTFEFDESCKTSFDKHKDSLTLAPIIQPPYWSKPFEIMCDASDYALGAVLRQRVGKSSHAIYYASHILNDAQRNYSTTEKELLPVVFA